Proteins encoded within one genomic window of Hermetia illucens chromosome 2, iHerIll2.2.curated.20191125, whole genome shotgun sequence:
- the LOC119650162 gene encoding nuclear receptor coactivator 5, whose translation MNQIVNMEQPKQGNYALIRDPAFARNRIFVGNLPENTTRDEIESIFGRYGTILSILVQKNFGFVQYESEAVANKAASVTSGSLFKGNKITVRNAGVGKPKAKNQAENHNAESHPQVSLQAMLQQYHSSVAADYNDCEIIVVNKANTEYAEYIEQRLKRIGLKVDLLFPNEDVPIGKVLANISGRGCLYAILVTLQNEEHRSITVNILYGEPAEHRNMPVEDAINLIYSNFQEKLNAIHMKRMQESLPISLPSVSNSTSTSAHRHPEAIQALLNLLAENRPITVLQYDRVIKYLMEQRQKQVKAEIGEDVSAPVPPLLNPKPAVVKPDPEIELQKKILNILNKPSITDSKNDLVYPTIHSIQSDPETIELLKDVRVQKALDSLMKISPLVATIEAHYKF comes from the exons ATGAACCAAATCGTGAATATGGAGCAACCGAAACAGGGGAACTATGCTTTGATACGAGATCCGGCTTTCGCTCGAAATCGAATTTTTGTAGGTAATTTACCGGAAAATACGACGCGTGACGAAATTGAGAGTATCTTTGGGCGGTATGGTACGATTTTGAGTATTCTGGTTCAAaagaattttggttttgttcAGTATGAATCAGAAGCGGTAGCGAATAAAGCGGCTTCCGTAACGAGTGGCTCCTTATTCAAAGGCAACAAAATTACGGTGCGGAATGCAGGTGTGGGCAAGCCTAAAGCTAAAAATCAAGCAGAAAACCACAACGCTGAGTCTCATCCGCAAGTGTCCCTACAAGCGATGCTCCAGCAATACCATTCATCGGTGGCAGCGGACTACAATGACTGCGAGATAATTGTAGTGAACAAAGCGAACAC AGAATACGCTGAGTATATTGAACAGCGGCTAAAGCGGATAGGGTTGAAAGTTGATCTCCTTTTTCCGAATGAAGATGTTCCTATAGGTAAGGTATTGGCGAATATATCGGGACGAGGTTGCTTATACGCCATTCTTGTCACTCTGCAAAATGAGGAGCACCGAAGCATCACAGTGAATATTCTTTATGGCGAACCGGCAGAACATCGCAACATGCCAGTGGAGGATGCTATTAATTTGATCTATTCTAATTTTCAAGAAAAGCTGAATGCAATCCATATGAAGCGGATGCAAGAAAGTTTACCTATATCTCTTCCGTCTGTGAGTAATAGTACTTCCACTTCAGCTCACCGGCACCCAGAAGCGATTCAGGCCTTACTGAACTTGCTCGCTGAGAATCGACCAATTACTGTCTTGCAATACGATAGGGttatcaagtatttgatggagcaAAGGCAGAAGCAAGTGAAGGCTGAAATCGGAGAAGATGTCAGTGCTCCTGTTCCGCCATTGCTGAATCCAAAGCCTGCAGTTGTGAAGCCTGACCCGGAGATCGAATTGCAGAAGAAAATATTGAACATTCTCAATAAACCGTCGATAACAGATAGTAAGAATGATTTGGTATATCCCACGATTCATTCAATTCAAAGTGATCCAGAAACAATTGAATTACTTAAAGATGTCAGAGTACAGAAGGCGCTTGATTCTCTGATGAAAATATCACCCCTAGTTGCGACGATTGAAGCTCATTATAAGTTTTAG
- the LOC119648674 gene encoding cell division cycle protein 27 homolog has protein sequence MIIQEPVQAAIWHCLNHYDYQDAIFLAERLCAEVETDETIFILATCYYRASNLHQAYWLLHTKTPRSPQCRYLLAKCAFRLKKLSEAEAALSNVNFGELKNFDDLSKEFGEVACFALQLIAKICAKTERYTIAAEAYKKALKLNPFLWQAFADLCNFGEKVDPNAIFQFPNTDIFNTCQGNNSNSMVLFGLGGYPDTCITAGADTVSNSQNSCNYILSTPVDQMSSNCANLVTPNNNLNNSSIGVLCGGNFSYNGDEIQMERSYFCDSINSNSYGEVTPFRKQFKYLSKMGPLTPSFGVLPLSPSETSVANLSSSPIPQTLVEANQEKSIGKKLKGHVGNIISRKDTPLQNSKPAVFTQTGNITPRGPNTITAQLAGQNVRRSSRLFSNNYSVKENNKSPNINKFPPPKSPQRRNKPRIKISMNNEINEKDKKEKEKIETITSNDSKVLLNNTLNSAQTMAHHVLSLKKQSAEGLMALLRDLGQGYQHLAQFNCKEAISIFQAVPKHHFRSSWVQSMIALAYYEQREYEAAANIFREIHENEPNRLDYMEIYSTALWHLQREVALSALAQSVMALDKNSPITWCVAGNCFSLHKEHETAIKFFKRAVQVNPNFVYSYTLLGHELVITEELDKALAYFRTAIMKDPRHYNAWFGIGTIYSRQARYELAELHYRQALKINPKNSVIMVHIGTMQFFLQKTDQALQTLNAAIEIEPKNPLCKFHRGSMNYSLGKHQEALKELEELKQIVPKESVVFYFIGKIHKTLGNVDLALMHFSWATDLDPKGANNQLKDAFDSINHTPGNDLNVETDLEPISERSDDSTQAQIEQDPSYDSDTY, from the exons ATGATTATCCAAGAGCCTGTTCAG GCAGCCATCTGGCATTGCTTGAATCATTACGACTACCAGGACGCGATATTCCTCGCGGAGCGACTCTGTGCTGAAG TGGAAACAGATGAAACCATATTCATTTTGGCTACTTGTTACTATCGGGCCAGTAATTTACATCAAGCCTACTGGCTTCTGCATACAAAAACGCCTCGATCACCACAGTGTAGATATTTACTTGCAAAATGTGCCTTTCGACTAAAAAAGTTATCAGAGGCGGAAGCGGCACTTTCGAATGTAAACTTTGGcgaattgaaaaattttgacGATCTCAGTAAGGAATTTGGTGAAGTGGCATGCTTTGCGCTACAATTGATAGCGAAGATATGTGCAAAGACTGAGCGGTACACTATTGCAGCGGAAGCATATAAGAAGGCTTTAAAGTTAAACCCTTTTTTATGGCAAGCATTTGCTGATCTGTGCAATTTCGGAGAGAAAGTTGACCCGAATGCGATTTTTCAGTTTCCAAATACGGACATCTTCAATACTTGCCAAGGAAATAATTCGAACTCAATGGTACTTTTTGGATTAGGAGGATATCCAGATACGTGTATAACGGCTGGTGCCGATACAGTGAGTAACAGTCAAAATAGTTGTAATTACATTTTGTCAACGCCGGTCGATCAAATGTCATCTAATTGCGCGAACCTCGTGACACCAAATAATAATCTAAACAACTCGTCGATTGGTGTACTATGTGGGGGAAATTTTTCATATAACGGAGATGAAATCCAAATGGAAAGAAGTTATTTCTGTGACAGTATAAATAGTAACAGTTACGGTGAAGTGACACCGTTTAGAAAGCAATTCAAATACCTTTCAAAAATGGGTCCACTGACTCCGAGTTTTGGTGTTCTGCCCCTTAGTCCTAGTGAAACCTCAGTTGCAAATCTTTCAAGTTCGCCTATACCTCAGACGCTGGTCGAAGCCAATCAAGAGAAATCAATAGGAAAGAAGTTGAAGGGTCACGTAGGTAACATTATTAGCCGAAAAGACACACCACTTCAAAATTCGAAGCCGGCAGTTTTTACTCAGACTGGTAATATTACGCCTCGTGGTCCAAATACGATAACGGCACAATTAGCAGGTCAGAATGTCCGCCGTAGCTCTAGATTATTTAGTAACAACTATTCCGtgaaggaaaataataaaagccCAAATATCAACAAGTTCCCACCACCGAAGTCGCCGCAACGCAGAAATAAGCCGCGGatcaaaatttcaatgaataatgaaatcaatgaaaaggataaaaaggagaaggaaaagATAGAGACAATAACATCGAACGACAGCAAAGTTCTGCTTAATAATACGCTTAATAGTGCCCAGACTATGGCGCACCACGTACTCTCGTTGAAAAAGCAGAGTGCGGAAGGGCTGATGGCATTGCTTCGCGATTTGGGACAAGGCTACCAACATCTAGCACAATTTAATTGTAAGGAagcgattagtatttttcaagcAGTTCCAAAGCATCATTTTCGATCGAGTTGGGTTCAAAGTATGATAGCTCTTGCCTATTACGAACAACGGGAGTATGAAGCAGCTGCAAACATTTTTAGAGAAATTCATGAAAATGAGCCAAATCGCCTGGATTACATGGAAATCTATAGTACAGCACTGTGGCATTTGCAGCGAGAGGTAGCATTGTCTGCATTAGCGCAAAGTGTTATGGCTTTAGACAAAAACTCACCTATTACTTGGTGTGTTGCAGGAAATTGTTTTTCTCTGCACAAAGAACATGAAACGGCGATTAAATTCTTCAAGAGGGCGGTCCAGGTCAATCCTAATTTCGTCTACAGCTATACACTTTTAGGACATGAACTTGTTATAACAGAGGAGCTCGATAAAGCCCTAGCGTACTTCAGAACGGCGATCATGAAGGATCCTCGTCATTACAATGCATGGTTCGGAATCGGTACAATTTATTCGAGGCAAGCGCGCTATGAGTTAGCTGAGCTACATTATCGGCAGGCATTGAAAATTAATCCTAAAAATTCGGTAATTATGGTTCATATTGGAAcaatgcaattcttcttgcaaaAAACAGATCAAGCACTGCAAACTCTGAATGCTGCTATAGAAATAGAGCCGAAAAATCCGCTTTGTAAATTTCACCGTGGTTCGATGAACTATTCACTGGGAAAACACCAAGAAGCGCTGAAGGAGTTGGAAGAATTGAAGCAGATTGTGCCAAAAGAATCAGTTGTGTTTTACTTCATTGGAAAAATTCATAAAACTTTGGGTAACGTAGACTTGGCACTGATGCATTTTAGTTGGGCGACTGACTTGGATCCGAAGGGTGCCAACAATCAGTTGAAGGACGCATTCGATTCTATTAACCACACCCCTGGGAATGATTTGAACGTAGAAACAGACCTAGAGCCTATTTCCGAGAGAAGCGACGATTCAACGCAAGCTCAAATCGAACAGGACCCGAGCTATGATAGTGATACGTATTGA